aacCCACACTAGACCTGATCTATCTTTTGCTGTGCTAAAACTCAGTCAGTTCATGCATAAACCAACTTCTATTCATTATTCTGCTGGTCTACGAGTAATCCGTTACCTGAAGAAGTTTCCAAACTAGGGACTTTTCTTCACCGCTTCTCCTGGTTTATCTTTAGCCACTTATTGCGACGCTGATTGGGCCTCTTGTTGTGATTCCCGTCGATCTGTTAGTGGTTTCTTTATCAGCTTAGGTGGATCTCCCATTTCctggaaatcaaagaaacaaagCTCAGTCTCTTTATCATCTGCAGAAGCAGAATATCGTTCCATGCGACGATTGGTTGCTGAGTTAACTTGGCTTACTCGTCTACTTACCGATCTGTCGATTCCTCCTCCTTTGCTAGTCCCGATTCACTCCGATAGCCAGGCCGCCATTCACATCGCTCGCAATCCTGTGTTTCATGAGCGTATAAAACACGTCGAGCTTGACTGCCACTTTGTTCGTCAACAGTACCTTGCAGGGCTGATTTCCCTTTCCTTCGTCCCTTCCAGAGATCAACTAGCTGATATATTTACAAAACCACTTGCCGGTCCTTCTCATCTTCACAACATGACCAAGTTGGGCCTCACTCTGTTCACCTCCAACTTGAGAGGGGATGTTGAAGATAATCAACTCAGACATGCAGATCAGGAAGGTGAAGAAGAAGACGAAGAGAAAGGAGAGAAGAACAATGGACATCTTGGGAACAATGGACATCTTGGGAAACATCGAAGAGAGTATCGAGGAGTTCCAGATCAGAGGAACGTACCAAGTGTTTCAAATGCAATCCAGCAATGTTAACATTGGGGCCCCATAAATAATGGGCTGGATCGTCTAAATAGTATTGGGGAGAGTTGGGCCTTGAAGATCAGAAACAGAAACAAGAAATGAAGGCCCAATTATGGATTCAAAGTTGTGAAGTGTTTATATCTTCTCACCATTTGTATATATCTAATTATACAATACCTAGATTCCCTTaacagatttttttttgtaaagaataAAAGTTTGTTAGATATTTAGACAAATAGAATTAGGCCAGCTGGATAGTTTGTTAGGAATAGAAGTTTCTTGATTTCTCataatacttgtatatataGTTGCTTACAAGAAGAAAGAAATATACAGAAAATTTCCCAAATCATTTCTCTTTACTGTTTCTTGTAATTTTTACAGGTTGGGAGGGtgtaaaagaaaatcaaaatgaGTGATAAGAAAATTGCCAACTCATCCTGGCCAATAACAGGACGCCTATTGATCACCTCTGAATACTCTCTTCtactttataataatttttatttgatattaatatttataaaatagcaaatataaaaattatatttgtatgctatagttatagtttgtataattgcgctccataacaaacttTATGTTTGATATGATTATTACTATGTATATTTTggatacatatacaaaagaataaTTGTACAATCTAtttcgatatacatatacaaaagaatcgtacaatttgtgtttgtataaagcgataAAGTGAGAAAGTCAAAAGAAAGCTGGGCAGAAAAAAATCTGTATTTGTacaattataagtgtatataacgaaaatttatttattgtatttatatataattttctctcgctttacacaaacacaaatgtaaattaattgtataaagtgatagaggcgagtgagagtggcgagcgagattttctGGGAGAAAAGGCAAACGAAAAGATATGCATATATACaactttcttttactttatacAAGCTCAAACACATTtttacatttgtatttgtataaaagtgagagaggcgagggaGAGCCTGCCAACAAGAAatgagagtggcgagcgagaatttCAGGGAGAGAGACAAATAACAGCAGTTTGTTACGAATTATAATTTAATCAAACtgtgattataatatttaatttgaattaataattttattattttatataattttctcatatttatattaaaaaattatgactaaTTTAAATTGTATCATAAAgactttttcatatatatcaagATTCAAAAACTTTTAATTAGTGATTGGAGGAATTTAATTCCACGTACCACAATATTggtttaataaaatatctttccatcatatcaaCATGTGTTAAGATGCTACCTAATTTTCCATGGCTATAAAGCAAAGTCTATAATTTGCTTTAATTAAGAGAGATCACATATCGTCCACTAATTTGCTGCTTTTTCTTAGATATTTTCTTCAACAAGACCATTAAATATTGCACTCATCTTGTTTTTCTAATTCTTCTTTTACACAAAGTCGTAGAGGCCGGTTTTGTGGGACATCCACATCTTCCCGTGATTTAATGTTTCCAATacttaattagttttattttacttgagTCTATTTGCAACCCTCCCCCCCCGCCCCCTCCAATTAAGAACAATATATTCACATATTATATATGGAGTTTGGAAGAAAGTAGAATGCATGTAGGGTGACTTTGGTTCAAGTgtaacaatttaagatataaagaagaagaaaagaataaataaaaagaaaaattaattttagacaAGATGTGCAAAACCTatgagaaaagaaaatgaacgataataaaataatgtaatagccgaaacacaacaaaaatatgataattggtATAAGAAACTAGAACTATAATAGATTAATTAGTAAAACTACAAACACCAACAAGCTTGAACCTATGAAAGCAAGGAAACACTCTACTATCTACTAACCGTCTACCTTAATATGCAATCTTCACACCTTCGTATCTAAGGTCATGACATCAGTATTTTGAACTTTCGTCGTGTCATGTCTAATCATCTCTCTTCTAATACATTTTCTACCTTTCCTCATGCCTACCAAAACTCAACCTTTCGCACTTCATCATTGGTGCATTAGGCATCTCTATTTTACATGTCCAAATCATCTCAATCTCTTCTCCTTCATCTTGTCCATTCCAGAGGCCGTTCGTACCTTATCTAGGATGACCTAATCCCTAATTTTATCGCTCCTAGTGTTTCTACACATCCATCTAAACGTAATCATTTCTCAACACACACATTTTGAGCACGAAAGTTCTTAATTGACCAACACTTTGCATGTTTATTAATGATCCAACCACCATTCTACAGAATTTATCCTTAAGTTTCAGTTGTACTTTTTTATCAGACTAAACCCCGGAGGCAAGCAATTCTCTCCATCCATGCCACACCAATACGGTGTGTGATATCGTTGTTGATGTCCCCACTAGCCTAGATTAGAGACTCGAACTTGAAATTCTCTTTCTTGGGGATAGGTTGTGTGTCAAGTCTCACTTTCACGTTTAACTCATACATCATTAAATTTGCACTCCAAATATTTTACATTGATCTTGCTCAACCTGACCTCGTAGACTCCAGAGTTAGTCTCCATAACCTAATATTACATATCTCATTAATCATTATTATGTTCTCCTGAAATAACATACCCTAATATTAAGTTTTACAATAACAATTTACTTAATTTACCCAAATTTTGTCATGTAGATTGACTAGTAGAAtgattgatgaaaaaaaaaatagaggtaAAATTATTTGTGGCCAAGTGAAATTTGTAGTAGGCATAGAAACGTGGCAATGGGCACTGAAAATATCTTATATTATAGTAGGGTCGTTTGAGAAGGCTTTAACACCAcgattttgaagaaaatgattctatggaaaatcaaatcaaatttgtGGACCAAAATGGAGACAACTCATACACTAACCAATGATGACCCGTCTTTAGATTTACATCCCTCAAATAATCTTTACCCAATTTCCACGGCCAAGAATCAAGACTCATTTTTTACAAAAACCCCTTCATTCACATCCATTAGTTTTAGGCGGGCTGTTAtagatattttttcttcaagaaaaCCAAAAGGGGTTGCAGTTTTGGTGGTGTAACATGGGTGAAGCAGTGATGACAAGTAAAAAAGATGATGAATCTTTGCCAAAAATGGTGCTTAAGGTTTTATTGGTTGAAGCTGATGATTGCACTCGTCAGATTATTGCTGCTCTGCTTCGTAAATGTAGTTATAGAGGTTGGTCATTTGGGGTTTCAACAGTATTGCTGGTTTTATGTtcatttgtttccattaatCTTGATAATTCAACAACTAAACTTTGAGAACAAGCAACTGATCTACATCTTCTTTTGAAATAGTAAAAAAGAACACATTTTTCAGCAATAGCCACTTGGGCATCTGCACTCATTACATTAAGGTTTTGGGGTTGATAACTTGATACTAAGCTCCCGTTTGGCTATAGATTTTGaagtttgaaactttaaaaattgagttaatGAAGTTGTGCTTTGATCCTACATTCTTGAAGTTTTGTGATGGAAGCTTGTTTttgggaacttgaaaatatatgaagataagattttcaaaaatcacTCCCAAACGTTAAGCTAAGATTTTTTGTATTCGCTCCAAGTCATGTTAAGAATGTTGGTCCCTTATATAAAAAGATTCAAATATTTACTACATAAATCaccaaaaatacataaaattggTAACTCTCAGATTGCGGTTACTACCTTAACGTTTTGAGTTGGATTATCTGATCTTCTACCTAAGACATGGACAGTGATTGTAGTGTGTTTGAATATCAAGCAGATTGGAATAGAATTGTttctttatttgtaaaaaaaataatatttttgtgtccTTTTTTCCCCTTGTTTTCGGAATGGATACCTAGGATTTTGTTTAGGCATTTAGCCTGGCCGTATCTTCTATAGTTTGTCGTCTGTAGAACCATTTTCAGCATGAGCCTTTCAGTTACTGAGAATACAATCCTTTCTTTTACTTGTCCTCTTTTCTTCAGGTTATAGCATGGAGGATATAATATCACGCTCATCCTGCACCTGGAGATATCTAGTGGTATTATAACTCCATGTATTCCTCCTAGACTATGATTCTGCATTCGCTGCTGCTCCCCCACCCTGCACCACCCCTTAAAAGAATATCAAAGGATGTAATGTATCTGTAAAATTCCATCCTGCCGTGAATTTCATTGACTGCTATCATGGTGGGGTTAGGAGTATTACTTAACCGTACTTGATTGTTGCCTACTGAAGACTTAATCTACCACGTTTTACCAACCCGACATCCACCCCTTACTTTTGCGCTTTGTAATTGGTTACCTGAGAGACATGTATTAACTTTATGTTTCAGCTCACTGTCAATTCTTGTGGCGTGACTGTGTACATAgcatcttgtttttttttttacactttGTTTTTTGGTACAAAAGAAATAGTaagttgttttttgttttttggtaCCAAAGAAATAATAAGTTGTTTGACAAAACAGTTGCTGCTGTTCCTGATGGTTTGAAGGCATGGGAGACACTAAAGGAAAGGCCTCATAACATAGACCTTGTATTGACTGAGGTTGAGCTGCCATCAATATCCGGATATGCACTGCTTACTTTAATTGTGGAGCATGACTTGTGCAAAAACATACCTGTTATAAGTATGTTTTCTTGATCTCAGCActtattttaatgtaaaatttcACAGGGATCGTATTGCTTAATATGCCTATTTATTATGCAGTGATGTCCTCCAAAGATTCTATTAGCACAGTCTTGAAATGCATGGTTAAAGGAGCTTCCGACTTTCTCATTAAGCCTGTAAGGAAAAATGAGCTGAGGAACTTGTGGCAGCATGTTTGGAGAAGAAAAACGGTAtgtaaagagaagaaaacactTATAAATGGTTATCAAATTTAACCAATTGAATTAACACAAgttgttttattttacttgaatGATCAGCAAAGTGCTCGGAGTCATCCTCGGAATGAAGTTGTTGAAAATCAGAAACTTGTAGCAGCTTCTGAGAATGACACAGCAAGTAACTATTCTAGCGATAATCTGGATTCTGTTCAAAATGGAAATGACAAAGCTTGCAAGTCACAAGTAAGTGATATCTTCTGTGTTAACCTCATTTGACTGAGATGTATGAGCTCCATCATCCTGCACTTCATAGATTTTGATGTAACATGATTGATTATCTATATGCAATTTTATATGCCAACTTTAAGCTATTTTTTGTTACAGGTTTTCTTTTATCAAGAGAATAAATAGACTAAGTGAGATAAAATGCTGATCTTCTTTTGCGCTCCATGCCATCAAGTGCCTTCAGTTTTTCTGCAGATAGTTGATTTACATCATTTAAGTTTGAAAAGTATATACTTaacaaaatttatgataatgatgcattatgAAATCACGTGAAGAATAACGTATTTCTAGATTAGACTGGTTTCATCAGGTTTTACATAGATGACATCTTCTGCCAACTTTTGTGCATAACTCTTGTCTCATGCCTTTCTTGATAGCTGATAGTGTGTGTATGCCAAATATGCAGGGCGTTACAGATATTAGGCATAAAGATGATTCAAATATGTGCAACAATGGAAGACATGAAGAATGTGTTGAAATGGTTGAAAGATCATTTATGCCAGAAAGTAAACCACTAGGTATGGCGAGCCATCCTTCTTCTATCAAATTTTGGAGTTATACGTCTCAGATTTGAACTGACAAACTATCATATGTAGTGAACATGACAAGCTCTGGAATGAGAACTTCTTCCGGCACTACACCTGACAGCTCAGTTGCTATTGGTTCAGAAGATGCCACTCTTTGTGCTGAACCAAGGGTTACGGCTAATGAAGTGCATCATGGATGTTTTAGTGCAAATAAGTGTACTGCTGATGAAGTTGATTTCCAGTTGAATGAACTCTATTCTGCTCCTTATACTGCTGAGGCTGTTGACTTGATGGGgaattttgaaaattacttGGCTCATTGTGACGGCCATTCTCACGACAGTAGAGAAAAATCAAATCTCGCTTCCAGGCTGGATCTTTCTTTGAGAACCTTTAATCCCAGTTGCTTAAATGATGAAGCGTCGTGGGAGCAGAGCATGATAAGTTATTCAAAAGCATCCGCCTTTTCTAAGTGAGTTTTACATTTCTGTTCTTTGACATTCTATTGTTGAATTGTCCTCTTTGCTTAGTGAATTCCTCTAATATGAAGGAGCAGTTCTTCATCGGGAAGAGAGCCCCAAAATTGTATCATTGTCTCAGTAGAATAGTAGTATTTGTACTCTTTAAACACAAAAAAGTGTAAATAGTGTGAGTAGCCACATTTCAACTACTGCATACTGCTGTTGGGGCAAGTTGAGATTTGTGACAATTCTTTATCAGGGGATGCAGCCTATTTTACTGGGTTCACTTTTAGCCCAGTATTTTGACATAAGAGTGTAAATAAACAtttgaaaaattactaaaactTCAACagttattaatttatgaaaccATAATTTCAGTAGTGCAATGAATTCAATTGTCCAAATTTAAAGGTTGAACCAATCAAGTTTAAATTCTTTATTCCCTTCAGGTATTAGTCACACTACATAGCTTATGGTAGTAGCAATTTCTCTCTGACAGTTGTGATGCAATACTGGTGGCAGGGCCGTTCATGCATATTATACAGTAGGGAGAAAACTAGTATAAGACATCATTTAGGAAGCTATACGGTAGGGGTTGTTCCTTTCTGTTGCTCATCACTGACTCTATTCGTGGCTATTTCAGAAATCAACATCTAGAAAGTATCTGAGTTATGAAGAATgtgtaatatatttaaatttgaaggcCTCTATGTGCATGTTTTTGTTTCTAGCTCTAATTAATGACCAAACCACTGCCCAGGAAAATTTTGAAGATTTAGATGGGTATCTCTTAAGGAGTTAACTAACTACAGGTTACTAATTTTGTCGATAGCATGAAGGAAGAAATTATTGTACAAAAATAACACATGGGACAACCAGATATATGCTGTAAAAGTGTAGTAATTCTTTGTCCAGGAAATATTTTGAGGCTGAATATTATTATCTTGTCGTGATATATGGTAAGAACCTCCATTAAATTCTTATATCCAAGATATACTAAACCAAGTCATAGTATAACTGTTTGTATTAATGTTAAGCCTAGCCACTCATCTTTCTTTATTGGCATTTTTAAGTTGAAACCCCAATAGA
The sequence above is a segment of the Solanum lycopersicum chromosome 10, SLM_r2.1 genome. Coding sequences within it:
- the LOC101262866 gene encoding two-component response regulator-like APRR5 isoform X1 — translated: MGEAVMTSKKDDESLPKMVLKVLLVEADDCTRQIIAALLRKCSYRVAAVPDGLKAWETLKERPHNIDLVLTEVELPSISGYALLTLIVEHDLCKNIPVIMMSSKDSISTVLKCMVKGASDFLIKPVRKNELRNLWQHVWRRKTQSARSHPRNEVVENQKLVAASENDTASNYSSDNLDSVQNGNDKACKSQGVTDIRHKDDSNMCNNGRHEECVEMVERSFMPESKPLVNMTSSGMRTSSGTTPDSSVAIGSEDATLCAEPRVTANEVHHGCFSANKCTADEVDFQLNELYSAPYTAEAVDLMGNFENYLAHCDGHSHDSREKSNLASRLDLSLRTFNPSCLNDEASWEQSMISYSKASAFSKYENKMTVQPLFSGLSSNSAPLKEGSSASTWQHDASLTESQENETALVMRQPGNCKVALSGTQVSFIPVDRVRSGSMAASDIQINASVYNTQSSSHHVQSPRSQSPLPTSSLTYSTSEGQNMEHYKQPFDDTTVHSEENVEEEDDRNLVTVEKARYDTAICESSDLGGGMKNKLSSSHCGSISDEAVESSFPVVSPERAPVSESVNYNDRTGSENHSTSQREAALMKFRLKRKDRCYEKKVRYESRKRLAEQRPRVKGQFVRQLQNGTQPLSKHKDEMRIVLQ